One Thermococcus sp. JdF3 genomic window carries:
- a CDS encoding Lrp/AsnC family transcriptional regulator: protein MVNTLDATDLRLLKELKENARENIASLSKKLGIPRTTVHYRIKKLVEDGVIEKFTVKPDYKKLDLGTTAFILARYEPDSGLSQREVAERIAALEGVYEVHIIAGEWDLLIKVRAPSSEAVGRIVVDRLREIKGVGQTVTMVSFVTVKEEL from the coding sequence ATGGTAAACACTCTTGATGCCACCGATTTGAGGCTGTTGAAGGAACTCAAGGAGAACGCGAGGGAGAACATAGCCTCGCTCAGCAAGAAGCTCGGCATACCCCGAACTACCGTCCACTACCGCATCAAAAAGCTGGTCGAGGACGGTGTCATCGAGAAGTTCACCGTCAAGCCTGACTACAAAAAGCTCGACCTCGGGACCACTGCCTTCATCCTCGCCCGCTACGAGCCTGATTCCGGCCTGAGCCAGCGCGAGGTGGCGGAGAGGATAGCGGCGCTCGAGGGCGTCTACGAGGTCCACATAATAGCCGGTGAGTGGGACCTGCTCATAAAGGTGCGCGCCCCCAGCTCGGAGGCCGTTGGAAGGATAGTCGTGGACAGGCTCAGGGAGATAAAGGGCGTCGGACAGACGGTCACGATGGTGTCCTTCGTTACCGTGAAAGAGGAGCTGTGA
- a CDS encoding XTP/dITP diphosphatase has product MRLAFITSNPGKVEEARKYFEPLGVEVYQLRFEYPEIQADTLEEVAEYGARWLAERLDGPFFLDDSGLFIDALKGFPGVYSAYVYRTLGIDGILRLMAGVEDRKAHFRSVIAYWDGEVHLFTGRVDGEITREKRGTGGFGFDPIFMPQGFDRTFAEMTTDEKNSISHRGRALKAFSEWLKENLK; this is encoded by the coding sequence ATGAGGCTGGCTTTTATCACTTCTAACCCCGGAAAGGTTGAGGAGGCGAGGAAGTACTTCGAGCCCCTCGGCGTTGAGGTCTACCAGCTCCGGTTTGAATACCCAGAGATACAGGCGGACACCCTCGAGGAGGTTGCCGAGTACGGGGCCCGGTGGCTCGCGGAGAGGCTCGACGGCCCGTTCTTCCTCGACGACTCCGGCCTCTTCATCGACGCCCTGAAGGGTTTCCCTGGTGTGTACTCCGCCTACGTTTACAGGACCCTGGGAATAGACGGCATCCTCCGACTTATGGCGGGCGTTGAGGACAGAAAAGCACACTTCAGGAGCGTGATAGCCTACTGGGACGGTGAGGTTCACCTGTTCACGGGCCGTGTCGATGGGGAGATAACCAGGGAGAAGCGCGGGACCGGCGGCTTCGGCTTTGACCCGATATTCATGCCTCAGGGATTCGACAGAACTTTTGCCGAAATGACAACGGATGAGAAGAACAGTATATCACATCGTGGAAGGGCTTTAAAAGCCTTCTCAGAGTGGCTAAAGGAAAACCTTAAATAA
- a CDS encoding adenosine-specific kinase: MVKIEVVDIEKPEGVEAIIGQGNFSIFTVDDLAKTLLTTVPGIKFGIAMNEAKPQLTRFSGNDEELEKLAAKNALRIGAGHVFVVLMRNAFPINVLNAVKNHPAVVMVYGASENPLQVIVAETDLGRSVLGVVDGKAANRIEDGELKRERRELVEKIGYRID; this comes from the coding sequence ATGGTAAAGATAGAGGTCGTTGACATCGAAAAGCCGGAGGGCGTCGAGGCCATAATCGGGCAGGGCAACTTCTCTATATTCACCGTGGATGACCTCGCCAAGACCCTTCTGACGACGGTTCCGGGCATAAAGTTCGGGATTGCCATGAACGAGGCGAAGCCCCAGCTGACGCGCTTCAGCGGCAACGACGAGGAGCTGGAGAAGCTCGCAGCAAAGAACGCCCTCAGGATTGGGGCGGGCCACGTCTTCGTTGTGCTCATGCGCAATGCTTTCCCGATAAACGTCCTCAACGCCGTCAAGAACCATCCCGCAGTGGTTATGGTCTACGGGGCTAGTGAGAACCCACTCCAGGTCATAGTCGCCGAGACGGACCTGGGACGGAGCGTCCTGGGAGTCGTGGACGGCAAGGCCGCCAACAGGATAGAAGACGGGGAGCTCAAGAGGGAGCGCAGGGAGCTCGTGGAGAAGATAGGCTACCGGATCGACTGA
- a CDS encoding Lrp/AsnC family transcriptional regulator, producing MTEPVMSELEFLVEILDRYPMESLKKIAKSEGIDYYRLKRLYDKYYGKYLTVSASYNVKKIGLRSFITFLSVPSDRIMEVAYRLMKNPFVSYANPAFGFKNGFSIVFHIPDRQRKLIGEMLSKYSDDYEYYEVRVYPYSGDDNFGDWYLSHDYAVLMDILKWDARTPITEIARRLGKSRPTIRYMINRLQDEEIIRRFVPLVDVNVHDRAVIGLAKDFDETILERFKEYEITVGVLPGYGYLLEWFFSSKEDMGSKILEFSGYVEKLLIEYIDPIFKELNDNNLRDRYSRMVKEDGSGYRSILEF from the coding sequence ATGACCGAACCGGTCATGTCCGAGCTGGAGTTCCTGGTTGAAATCCTCGACAGGTACCCCATGGAGAGTCTGAAAAAGATAGCCAAGAGTGAGGGGATAGACTACTATCGGCTCAAGAGACTCTACGACAAGTATTACGGGAAATACCTGACCGTGAGCGCTTCTTACAACGTAAAAAAGATCGGACTGAGAAGCTTCATAACGTTTCTGAGCGTGCCGTCGGACAGGATAATGGAAGTCGCGTACCGGCTCATGAAAAACCCCTTCGTAAGCTACGCAAACCCGGCCTTCGGATTCAAGAACGGCTTCTCCATCGTGTTCCACATTCCCGACAGGCAGAGGAAGCTCATTGGGGAGATGCTCTCAAAGTACTCGGACGATTACGAGTACTACGAGGTGAGGGTGTATCCCTACAGCGGCGACGACAACTTTGGGGACTGGTACCTAAGCCACGATTACGCGGTTCTTATGGACATCCTCAAGTGGGACGCCCGAACCCCCATAACAGAGATAGCCCGAAGGCTGGGGAAGAGCCGTCCGACAATCAGGTACATGATAAACAGGCTCCAGGACGAAGAGATCATCAGGCGGTTCGTCCCCCTGGTGGACGTGAACGTTCACGACAGGGCCGTTATAGGGCTGGCGAAGGACTTCGATGAAACCATCCTTGAGAGGTTCAAGGAGTACGAGATAACGGTCGGAGTCCTGCCCGGCTACGGATACCTGCTTGAATGGTTCTTCTCGTCAAAGGAAGACATGGGAAGCAAGATACTGGAGTTCAGCGGCTACGTGGAGAAGCTCCTCATCGAGTACATCGACCCCATTTTCAAGGAACTCAACGACAACAACCTGCGGGACAGGTATTCAAGAATGGTTAAAGAAGACGGGAGCGGATACCGCTCCATCCTGGAATTCTGA
- a CDS encoding SPASM domain-containing protein — translation MEKVAYDTAHSFGIDLSPRVTSVAKPPWSNRRHNGGLERLILQLGAGRGRFSELTGIPRSIGCIGNNSFILRRDPLSVERVRELIREFLEAGGSELWLTNYDSIGYLLSTAAYAVEIGVPEVYAVVLLDDLDEIKPVEGVRFIAELEYSPENIRRLEALDWLHGALVIIKGSDLDELRGLRTTFPGEIYIDVLYPGSARKLDFNVIELRRILNPATERYHDCLAGTLAITADGYALPCPLLRNNVVADAREVGIKKMLRKRRLKEFWRMTKDKIEACSTCPFKYICHDCRALEYQATGEIDGIEYCQIVL, via the coding sequence GTGGAGAAAGTGGCTTATGATACCGCTCATTCCTTTGGTATAGACCTCTCCCCCAGGGTAACGTCGGTGGCAAAGCCCCCCTGGAGCAACAGGCGCCACAACGGCGGACTCGAGAGGCTCATACTCCAGCTTGGTGCGGGTAGGGGTAGGTTCTCCGAACTGACCGGGATTCCCCGCTCGATTGGGTGCATCGGGAACAACTCTTTTATCCTCCGCCGGGACCCCCTGAGCGTTGAGCGCGTCAGGGAGCTTATCAGGGAGTTTCTGGAGGCCGGTGGAAGCGAGCTCTGGCTGACCAACTACGACAGCATCGGGTACCTCCTTTCAACGGCCGCGTACGCCGTGGAGATAGGTGTTCCTGAGGTCTACGCTGTGGTTCTTCTCGATGACCTGGACGAGATAAAGCCGGTGGAAGGCGTCCGTTTCATCGCTGAGCTCGAGTACTCCCCGGAGAACATCCGGCGGCTTGAGGCTCTGGACTGGCTCCACGGTGCCCTGGTGATAATCAAAGGTTCCGACCTGGACGAGCTCAGGGGCCTCAGGACTACCTTCCCGGGGGAGATTTACATAGACGTTCTTTATCCCGGCTCCGCGAGGAAGCTCGACTTCAACGTCATTGAGCTGAGGCGCATACTCAACCCAGCCACCGAGAGGTACCACGACTGCCTGGCGGGGACCCTTGCTATAACGGCCGACGGCTACGCCCTTCCCTGCCCACTCCTCAGGAATAACGTGGTGGCGGATGCCAGGGAGGTTGGGATTAAGAAGATGCTTCGGAAGAGGCGCCTCAAGGAGTTCTGGAGGATGACAAAAGATAAGATCGAGGCCTGCAGCACGTGCCCGTTCAAATACATCTGCCACGACTGCAGGGCCCTCGAGTATCAGGCCACCGGCGAGATAGACGGCATAGAGTACTGCCAGATAGTCCTCTGA
- a CDS encoding molybdenum cofactor biosynthesis protein MoaE, which produces MKVRLTKEPFDLNEALGYLLVPEAGGYVFFLGKVRNENHGRRVRKLVYEAYPEMAEAEMERIRKEALERFPILDMLIWHRYGELKVGQDTILIIASGRHRKEAFEACEWAIDEVKKRVPVWKREVTDEGEFWIEGDRTVPLKRQ; this is translated from the coding sequence ATGAAGGTGAGGCTCACGAAGGAACCCTTCGACCTGAATGAGGCACTGGGATACCTGCTCGTTCCCGAGGCAGGTGGCTACGTGTTTTTCCTGGGCAAGGTGCGGAACGAAAACCACGGGAGGCGCGTCAGGAAGCTCGTATACGAGGCCTATCCGGAGATGGCGGAGGCGGAGATGGAGCGGATAAGAAAGGAGGCCCTTGAGAGGTTCCCCATCCTTGACATGCTCATATGGCACCGCTACGGGGAGCTGAAGGTCGGCCAGGATACGATACTCATCATAGCCAGCGGGAGACACAGGAAAGAGGCATTTGAAGCGTGTGAATGGGCCATAGACGAGGTGAAGAAACGCGTGCCCGTGTGGAAGAGGGAGGTGACCGACGAGGGCGAGTTCTGGATAGAGGGGGACAGGACGGTTCCCCTGAAGCGACAGTGA
- a CDS encoding ThiF family adenylyltransferase, whose product MLSGKEIERYDRQIMIFGREGQEKLKGSKVAVVGVGGLGSPVAYYLAAAGIGRLLLIDEQEPELSNLNRQILHWEEDLGKNPKPLSARWKLERFNSDIEIETFVGRLSEENIDGVLEGVDVIVDCLDNFETRFLLDDYAQRNRVPLVHGAVEGTFGQVTTVVPGVTKSLREIFPKVGKKKEKFPILGATAGVVGSIQAMEVVKLLTGIGEPLLNKLLIVDLAFNTFDVVELR is encoded by the coding sequence ATGCTGAGCGGAAAGGAGATCGAGCGCTACGACAGGCAGATAATGATCTTCGGGCGGGAAGGTCAGGAAAAGCTGAAGGGTTCGAAGGTGGCCGTCGTCGGTGTCGGCGGCCTCGGAAGCCCCGTCGCCTACTACCTCGCCGCCGCGGGGATAGGGAGACTCCTCCTCATAGACGAGCAGGAGCCCGAACTCAGCAACCTCAACAGGCAGATACTCCACTGGGAGGAGGATCTGGGGAAGAACCCGAAACCACTATCCGCCAGGTGGAAGCTGGAGCGCTTCAACTCCGACATTGAAATCGAGACGTTCGTCGGCAGGCTGAGCGAGGAGAACATCGATGGGGTTCTTGAGGGCGTGGATGTGATAGTTGACTGCCTCGACAACTTTGAGACGCGCTTCCTGCTCGACGACTACGCCCAGCGGAATCGCGTGCCTCTTGTTCACGGTGCCGTGGAAGGCACCTTCGGCCAGGTCACGACAGTGGTGCCCGGTGTCACCAAGAGCCTGCGCGAAATCTTTCCGAAGGTGGGGAAAAAGAAGGAGAAGTTTCCCATCCTCGGTGCAACGGCCGGAGTCGTCGGCTCGATTCAGGCGATGGAGGTCGTGAAGCTCCTCACAGGCATCGGTGAGCCCCTGCTGAACAAACTTCTCATAGTTGATCTTGCCTTCAACACCTTCGACGTCGTTGAGCTCAGGTAG
- a CDS encoding ubiquitin-like small modifier protein 1: MRVTVRYFARYRSLVGKGEEELEVPEGITVLELIELLKERHPVLRNEVFAEEDDLADVNVSRNGRYVRFDEVLRDGDIVALFPPVSGG, from the coding sequence ATGAGGGTCACGGTCAGGTATTTTGCCCGCTACCGCTCCCTCGTCGGGAAGGGCGAGGAGGAGCTTGAGGTTCCAGAGGGGATAACGGTTCTCGAACTCATCGAACTGCTGAAGGAGAGACATCCTGTTCTCAGGAACGAGGTCTTCGCGGAGGAGGACGACCTCGCCGACGTCAACGTCTCCCGCAACGGCCGCTACGTCCGCTTCGACGAGGTATTGAGGGACGGCGACATCGTGGCGCTATTCCCCCCCGTGAGCGGTGGCTGA
- a CDS encoding CDP-2,3-bis-(O-geranylgeranyl)-sn-glycerol synthase, with protein sequence MGFVSSLLWAFWYILPAYVANASPVLVGGGRPIDGGRHWRDGRRVFGDGKTWRGLIGGASAGTLTGLIQYFITPGFYGALKTALMLAFLLSFGALLGDLVGSFFKRRANLPRGAPAIGLDQLGFLIAALALAYPVKTLDSGQIIFLLVVSPFVHWGANYFAYRMGWKSVPW encoded by the coding sequence ATGGGGTTCGTTTCATCTCTCCTCTGGGCGTTCTGGTACATACTGCCTGCCTACGTTGCCAACGCCTCCCCCGTGCTCGTTGGAGGAGGGAGGCCCATAGACGGGGGCAGACACTGGAGGGACGGCCGAAGGGTGTTCGGGGATGGAAAGACCTGGCGCGGCCTCATCGGTGGTGCCTCCGCGGGAACCCTCACGGGACTCATTCAGTACTTCATCACTCCTGGCTTCTACGGGGCCCTTAAAACCGCCCTCATGCTCGCTTTTCTGCTCTCGTTCGGTGCCCTTCTCGGTGACCTCGTGGGGAGCTTCTTCAAGAGGCGCGCGAACCTCCCCCGCGGCGCCCCGGCCATAGGCCTCGACCAGCTCGGTTTTCTCATAGCGGCTCTGGCCCTCGCGTATCCGGTTAAAACCCTCGACTCGGGCCAGATAATCTTCCTCCTGGTCGTCTCGCCCTTCGTCCACTGGGGGGCCAACTACTTCGCCTACAGGATGGGCTGGAAGAGCGTGCCGTGGTAG
- a CDS encoding GbsR/MarR family transcriptional regulator — protein sequence MGIEEAKRIVMEHFAGAARRFGFNELYGYIYGVLFLASEPMSLGEIAETTGYSLSHVSTALKFMERIGLVVRIKKPGDKKAYYRATKLLKDWRQAAYYMKIMEDIQQTRANLERALLELEGEEGDEAESIRESIALAMEGNALAGRILKFLMEHEDEEVLERLLNCLESGEKR from the coding sequence ATGGGTATTGAGGAGGCCAAGAGGATAGTCATGGAGCACTTTGCCGGGGCCGCGAGACGCTTCGGCTTCAACGAGCTTTACGGGTACATATACGGGGTTCTCTTCCTTGCGAGCGAGCCGATGAGCCTGGGTGAGATTGCGGAGACCACCGGCTATTCGCTCTCCCACGTGAGCACCGCCCTCAAGTTTATGGAGCGCATAGGGCTCGTGGTGAGGATAAAGAAGCCCGGCGACAAGAAGGCTTACTACCGCGCCACCAAGCTCCTGAAGGACTGGCGTCAGGCCGCCTACTACATGAAGATAATGGAGGACATACAGCAGACGAGGGCCAACCTCGAGAGGGCTTTGCTGGAACTCGAGGGCGAAGAAGGGGATGAGGCTGAGTCAATACGCGAAAGCATCGCACTTGCAATGGAGGGAAACGCACTCGCCGGCAGGATTCTGAAGTTCCTGATGGAACATGAGGATGAGGAGGTCCTTGAGAGGCTTCTCAACTGCCTCGAATCGGGTGAAAAGCGGTAG
- a CDS encoding hydrophobe/amphiphile efflux-3 (HAE3) family transporter — protein sequence MDVLRGAARVIVRYRVAFALIALFLLVVSIYGMSQLRFESDLSSMLPEGNPAIDDYNALQNEFQSGDSTIIVVKINSIEPGGVYDIRDPGVIEAVYELEQRLREREYVTDTISIADVYMQVLGRLPRTEEEARFVLDMLPPEQRYSLVSRDYTMTMIVVTISREKKTETLVRVYEGVQKDMEIVKFPQNVEVIQTGNIGITYRILQLLQSDLNKTMAISFILVIALLLYFYRSPVKAAIPLIPLIFGVAMTLGFMGLAGIPLDLATTTIGAMLIGMGIDYGIHVTNRYYEERRNGRDIEEAAAEAVAETGKALLGAALTTIAGFAAMYLSTLPMLHNLATTLILGLSLAALNAVVITPAVIILEEDVMKKLGGHYVAPEVRSSSGFIGSVFHSLGKAIKARPHAFLGAVFLVTLIFAYGVTQVTTEVRLEKFIPPGMPEIEALMDVRTEFGGQDELYVLVRADDVRNPAIVRAMYRFENQVKADSYYNGVFSSESLADVVYRQYGYIPNDDEKIKEALASYQGSGLVSSDYSMAVIKFTGDFGGASMDEFRRIMRYFEDETALAQGTEFPPGVRLALTGDLYLNYVLDQLTSVEINRISTYGTIFVVLIVMLLFRRVRVALAMITPMFLGALWTVGFMGLAGIPFTQSLAGVISMIVGLGVDYGMHLTHRFLEEMNEGSTRPIVTAVGSVGPGILAGALTTAGGFLALLAGELPTIHDFGVTLAFGIFASMMATYLVTPALLQVFYGRNIGGDRE from the coding sequence ATGGACGTGCTCAGGGGGGCGGCGAGGGTTATAGTCAGGTACAGGGTTGCCTTCGCGCTGATAGCACTGTTTCTGCTAGTCGTCTCCATCTATGGAATGAGCCAGCTTCGCTTTGAGAGCGACCTCAGCTCAATGCTCCCCGAGGGCAACCCGGCCATAGACGACTACAACGCCCTGCAGAACGAGTTCCAGAGCGGCGACAGCACGATAATCGTGGTGAAGATAAACTCAATCGAACCGGGCGGCGTTTACGACATCCGCGACCCCGGGGTTATAGAGGCAGTTTACGAGCTCGAGCAGCGGCTCAGGGAAAGGGAGTACGTAACGGACACCATCAGCATAGCCGACGTGTACATGCAGGTCCTCGGCAGGCTCCCCCGGACTGAAGAGGAGGCCAGGTTCGTCCTCGACATGCTCCCGCCGGAGCAGAGGTACTCCCTGGTCAGCAGGGACTACACCATGACGATGATAGTGGTGACAATAAGCAGGGAGAAAAAGACTGAGACGCTGGTGAGGGTGTACGAGGGAGTGCAAAAGGACATGGAGATCGTCAAGTTTCCTCAGAACGTTGAGGTAATTCAGACAGGCAACATAGGCATAACCTACCGCATCCTCCAGCTCCTCCAGAGCGATCTCAACAAGACCATGGCCATATCCTTCATCCTCGTCATCGCGCTCCTGCTCTACTTCTACCGCTCCCCGGTAAAAGCCGCCATCCCCCTCATTCCCCTCATCTTCGGGGTGGCCATGACGCTTGGATTCATGGGGCTGGCGGGCATTCCCCTGGATCTGGCGACGACCACGATAGGCGCGATGCTCATCGGTATGGGAATAGACTACGGCATCCACGTCACGAACCGCTACTACGAGGAGAGGCGCAACGGCAGGGACATCGAAGAGGCCGCGGCGGAGGCGGTCGCCGAAACGGGGAAAGCACTCCTCGGCGCGGCGCTTACAACGATAGCGGGCTTCGCGGCCATGTACCTCTCCACCCTCCCCATGCTCCACAACCTCGCAACCACACTCATCCTCGGTCTGAGCCTGGCGGCCCTCAACGCCGTTGTGATAACCCCCGCGGTCATAATTCTGGAGGAGGACGTTATGAAGAAGCTGGGGGGACACTACGTTGCCCCAGAGGTGCGTTCGAGCTCGGGATTCATAGGAAGTGTCTTCCACTCCCTTGGGAAGGCGATAAAGGCAAGGCCCCACGCGTTTCTCGGGGCGGTTTTTCTGGTCACCCTGATCTTCGCCTACGGTGTGACGCAGGTTACAACCGAGGTGAGGCTGGAAAAGTTCATCCCCCCAGGAATGCCCGAGATAGAGGCACTCATGGACGTGAGAACTGAGTTTGGGGGCCAGGACGAGCTGTACGTGCTGGTGAGGGCGGACGACGTTAGGAACCCCGCCATCGTGAGGGCCATGTACCGCTTCGAGAATCAGGTGAAGGCGGACTCCTACTACAACGGGGTTTTCAGCTCCGAGAGCCTGGCCGACGTCGTTTACAGGCAGTACGGCTACATTCCAAACGACGATGAAAAGATAAAGGAGGCACTGGCCTCATACCAGGGATCCGGCCTGGTCTCATCGGATTACTCAATGGCAGTGATCAAGTTCACGGGGGACTTCGGCGGTGCGAGTATGGACGAGTTCAGGAGGATAATGCGCTATTTCGAGGATGAGACCGCGCTGGCCCAGGGGACGGAGTTTCCGCCCGGGGTGAGGCTGGCCCTGACCGGCGACCTGTACCTGAACTACGTCCTCGACCAGCTCACCAGCGTTGAGATAAACCGCATCTCCACCTACGGAACGATCTTCGTTGTCCTCATCGTCATGCTCCTCTTCAGAAGAGTCCGGGTGGCCCTGGCAATGATAACCCCCATGTTCCTCGGGGCGCTCTGGACCGTGGGCTTCATGGGGCTCGCGGGCATTCCATTCACCCAGAGCCTCGCGGGGGTTATATCCATGATAGTCGGCCTGGGCGTCGATTACGGCATGCACCTCACCCATCGCTTCCTGGAGGAGATGAACGAGGGCAGCACGCGGCCGATAGTCACGGCCGTAGGGAGCGTCGGGCCTGGCATACTCGCAGGTGCGCTGACGACCGCGGGAGGATTTCTGGCGCTCCTCGCGGGTGAGCTTCCAACGATACACGACTTCGGGGTAACCCTTGCCTTTGGAATATTCGCCTCGATGATGGCCACGTACCTCGTCACGCCCGCGCTGCTGCAGGTCTTCTACGGACGGAATATCGGAGGTGATAGGGAATGA
- a CDS encoding COG1361 S-layer family protein, translating to MKKAALMVILMLILPLGGKPALATYEALLFDGYMDKGESILVGPLVITLVDTTVNYTTGDEYALFIITKDGQLIGGEYVTIYVPDPEKMARLLANPEFLVALAETRGYDVEECAGYVNDTAEFNACLLANAYGFYQWLNHASPEEIAKAVMQTIDEHPELGITKEDVTKPITYPKSMPIKEGDTVEFTVDNRTVTLSVPEVYPNVARVIVNGPPQWKGATAPGNIVSTVRITEYVHPGDTATVEVTLKNEGATKARYVNVFVSPEPIAFNNTPSLASGLSTVLSQEVFYPKWSSVQYVEYIEPKGSTTLTFKIKINPNADVGIYPVYVGIIYFTGIGENMRMVQSYNVVALRIYQKRSAFVEITRVETEPMEISPGDTFTVRFTLENPGAEPVKALSLKISSYKVPVQGEIKNVDLSALSQLPLQGSEQLSGSLQDALNQIMAQLAKQNIEAFLPIGEDNVKYVAELQPGDKTTLEFRIKANDRLENGIYPLRIELKYLTEPNEEEITDERLVGIDVTGRAQLILSKVSTSPGKIIPGTDNIEVSFQVDNVGTGTARTVTVKPMPEWPFSLSESSEQMLGLGSLGKGDSAQSSFKINVANNASSGTYEIPLLVTYTNDLGITKNVTLRVPVIIGAKPNIEVVGVRFDPEPLQGEAVNVYIKLKNTGGEKATSVLIEGVVKADQPFSLDKRTDYIGDLAPGAVGEGVIVLRIDKNAIPKDYSIGLRIRAVGDPNQGDDNVYVFERTVVMTVGENTKTESNLRNLAIAIGVLVVVVVLYTYMRGRRK from the coding sequence ATGAAAAAGGCCGCGCTCATGGTCATTTTAATGCTCATTCTCCCGCTGGGAGGAAAGCCTGCCCTTGCAACGTACGAGGCCCTCCTCTTCGACGGATACATGGATAAAGGGGAATCGATCCTAGTGGGGCCCCTCGTGATAACCCTGGTGGACACGACGGTCAACTACACCACGGGGGATGAATACGCACTGTTCATAATAACAAAGGACGGTCAGCTAATCGGAGGAGAGTACGTCACCATATACGTCCCGGATCCCGAAAAGATGGCACGTCTTCTGGCAAATCCGGAGTTCCTGGTAGCCCTGGCCGAAACCCGGGGCTATGACGTGGAGGAGTGCGCGGGATACGTGAACGACACCGCGGAGTTCAACGCCTGCCTGCTGGCCAATGCCTACGGCTTCTACCAGTGGCTCAACCACGCGTCCCCCGAGGAGATAGCAAAGGCGGTTATGCAGACCATAGACGAACATCCGGAGCTTGGAATAACGAAGGAGGACGTTACCAAACCGATAACATACCCCAAATCGATGCCGATCAAAGAGGGCGATACCGTGGAGTTCACTGTGGATAACAGAACGGTCACGCTGAGCGTTCCTGAGGTCTACCCCAACGTCGCCAGGGTGATTGTGAACGGACCTCCCCAGTGGAAGGGAGCCACGGCCCCCGGAAACATCGTATCGACCGTCAGGATCACGGAGTACGTGCATCCCGGGGACACAGCGACGGTGGAGGTAACGCTGAAGAACGAGGGTGCCACAAAGGCCAGATACGTTAACGTCTTCGTATCCCCCGAGCCAATAGCGTTCAACAACACCCCCTCCCTCGCCAGCGGTCTCTCCACGGTTCTCTCCCAGGAGGTCTTCTATCCAAAGTGGAGCTCGGTCCAGTACGTGGAGTACATCGAACCCAAGGGGAGCACCACGCTGACCTTCAAGATTAAGATAAACCCCAACGCGGACGTCGGGATATATCCAGTGTACGTGGGCATCATCTACTTCACCGGGATAGGAGAAAACATGCGCATGGTCCAGTCATACAACGTGGTCGCGCTGAGGATATATCAGAAGCGCAGTGCGTTCGTTGAGATAACCAGGGTTGAGACCGAACCGATGGAGATAAGCCCCGGAGATACCTTTACCGTGCGCTTTACCCTGGAGAACCCCGGCGCCGAGCCGGTTAAGGCCCTCAGCCTGAAGATAAGCTCATACAAAGTGCCCGTCCAGGGAGAGATAAAGAACGTTGATCTCTCGGCACTCTCGCAGCTTCCACTGCAGGGGAGCGAGCAGCTCAGCGGAAGCCTTCAGGACGCGCTCAATCAGATAATGGCCCAGCTCGCCAAGCAGAACATAGAGGCATTCCTGCCCATTGGAGAGGACAACGTGAAGTACGTGGCGGAACTTCAGCCGGGGGATAAAACGACCCTCGAGTTCAGAATCAAGGCCAACGACAGGCTGGAGAACGGCATATACCCGCTCAGGATAGAGCTGAAGTACCTCACCGAACCGAACGAGGAGGAGATAACCGACGAAAGGCTGGTGGGAATAGACGTAACCGGAAGGGCGCAACTGATACTCTCAAAGGTCTCAACGTCCCCGGGCAAGATAATCCCCGGAACCGACAACATCGAGGTGAGCTTCCAGGTGGACAACGTCGGGACCGGGACTGCAAGGACAGTGACAGTGAAACCAATGCCGGAGTGGCCCTTCTCACTCAGCGAGAGCAGCGAGCAGATGCTCGGCCTCGGAAGCCTGGGGAAAGGTGACTCCGCACAGTCATCCTTCAAGATAAACGTCGCCAATAACGCCAGTTCGGGAACCTACGAGATACCGCTGCTCGTGACCTACACCAACGACCTTGGTATAACGAAGAACGTCACGCTCAGGGTTCCGGTCATAATCGGCGCGAAGCCGAACATCGAGGTGGTCGGGGTACGCTTCGACCCCGAACCCCTCCAGGGAGAGGCCGTCAACGTCTACATCAAACTGAAGAACACCGGCGGCGAGAAGGCTACAAGCGTTCTCATCGAGGGCGTCGTGAAGGCGGATCAGCCCTTCAGCCTGGACAAGAGGACGGATTACATCGGCGATCTCGCCCCGGGGGCGGTCGGGGAAGGCGTGATAGTCCTCAGGATAGACAAGAACGCGATACCCAAGGACTACAGCATAGGACTGCGGATAAGGGCCGTCGGTGACCCCAACCAGGGGGACGACAACGTCTACGTCTTCGAGAGAACCGTCGTCATGACCGTGGGGGAGAACACGAAGACCGAGAGCAACCTCAGAAACCTGGCGATCGCCATCGGGGTCCTGGTGGTTGTAGTGGTGCTCTACACGTACATGAGGGGAAGGAGGAAGTGA